A genomic region of Saccopteryx bilineata isolate mSacBil1 chromosome 1, mSacBil1_pri_phased_curated, whole genome shotgun sequence contains the following coding sequences:
- the RGS2 gene encoding regulator of G-protein signaling 2, with amino-acid sequence MQSAMFLAVQHDCGSMDKSAGNGPKSEEKREKMKRTLLKDWKNRLSYFLQHSTSPGKPKTGKKNKQQAFIRPSPEEAQLWSEAFDELLASKYGLAAFRAFLKSEFCEENIEFWLACEDFKKTKSPQKLSSKAKKIYTDFIEKEAPKEINIDFQTKTLIAQNIQEATSGCFTTAQKRVYSLMENNSYPRFLESEFYQDLCKKPQITTQPHAT; translated from the exons ATGCAAAGTGCGATGTTCCTGGCTGTCCAGCACGACTGTGGATCCATGGACAAGAGCGCAGGCAACGGCCCCAAAAGCGAGGAGAAGCGGGAGAAGATGAAGCGAACCCT aTTGAAAGATTGGAAGAACCGTTTGAGCTACTTCTTGCAACATTCCACCTCTCCTGGGAAGCCCAAAACCGGCAAGAAGAACAAACAGCAAGCCTTCATCAG ACCTTCTCCTGAGGAAGCACAGCTGTGGTCAGAAGCATTCGATGAGCTGCTAGCCAGTAAAT ATGGCCTTGCTGCATTCAGGGCTTTCTTAAAATCCGAATTCTGTGAAGAAAATATTGAATTCTGGCTGGCTTGTGAAGACTTCAAAAAAACCAAGTCACCGCAAAAGCTGTcttcaaaagcaaagaaaatatatactgacTTCATAGAAAAAGAAGCTCCAAAAGag ATAAACATAGACTTTCAAACCAAAACTCTAATTGCCCAGAATATCCAAGAGGCGACCAGTGGCTGCTTTACGACGGCCCAGAAGAGGGTCTATAGTTTGATGGAGAACAACTCCTACCCCCGCTTCCTTGAGTCAGAATTCTACCAAGATTTGTGTAAAAAGCCCCAGATCACCACACAGCCCCACGCCACATGA